A genome region from Gavia stellata isolate bGavSte3 unplaced genomic scaffold, bGavSte3.hap2 HAP2_SCAFFOLD_64, whole genome shotgun sequence includes the following:
- the LOC132321272 gene encoding LOW QUALITY PROTEIN: syntabulin-like (The sequence of the model RefSeq protein was modified relative to this genomic sequence to represent the inferred CDS: inserted 2 bases in 1 codon; substituted 1 base at 1 genomic stop codon) — translation MPATSSLALRLVHEKATALTAKLRSEADFSSSGSMGGISAPEVHVSAAGSKRSSFSLNRGPYGRNNGSLSYKSRASPPASREKDPLSRLGKSQLCPANVRQNYGASSASRSKPGSCKGSDSSSVMRQERCYVMVXFFFLVTISCGDNHSVKPENPEQCLTPLQQKELTVQHWKTKLKESESKLKEREMEIEELKAQLGRMKEDWVEEECHRVEAELAALEARREVKQLKQVIESMKNSLAEKDKKMQQYFIDISIENKKLESLLQSMEMAQSSSVRDEQCLEHRRDSEGKPLVVCATMPDSLTTEDQALKEVADSGLLFNEGTANGTDSCEDSFTTITSELSDPAPSSSAVNQEMLESVLDEKLTSFQEEEKVSNMMVEQAIQTDVVASSLDVEQLIQNIFRAQDACPLSPPSSLKELGEFSPGRFSDSGIVVDLTPSHLNAAILLSPMESPCRKVEHGVNENHFVKERDFTEPHDDEAFGYVKTGIKKRYXVAAPVVPTILWAFHTRRGGTDPVYSIGALLRVCGLVALHSTPYTLRDENLKSTPSPGTGWLRQRERGHICTVNMTREIKQNYS, via the exons ATGCCTGCCACCTCGAGCTTAGCCTTGCGCTTGGTCCATGAGAAAGCCACGGCTCtgactgcaaagctga GGAGTGAAGCCGATTTCAGCTCTTCAGGCAGCATGGGCGGTATTTCAGCGCCTGAAGTCCACgtgtctgctgctggaagcaaaagatcttctttttctctcaa CCGTGGCCCTTATGGTCGGAATAATGGATCCTTATCCTACAAGTCCAGAGCCAGCCCACCTGCTTCTCGTGAAAAGGACCCTTTGTCAAGACTGGGCAAaagccagctgtgtcctgctaACGTCCGCCAGAATTACGGGGCTTCTTCAGCCAGCAGGAGCAAGCCAGGCTCATGCAAAGGAAGCGACAGCAGCTCAGTGATGAGGCaa GAGCGATGTTATGTgatggtttgatttttctttcttgtcacCATTTCTTGTGGTGACAATCACAGTGTGAAGCCAGAAAATCCAGAGCAGTGCTTgactcctctgcagcagaaggaacttACAGTGCAGCAttggaaaacaaagctgaaggaatctGAGAGCAAACTTAAAGAAAG ggaaatggaaatagaagaactcaaagctcagctgggacGGATGAAGGAAGACTGGGTTGAGGAAGAGTGTCATCgtgtggaggcagagctggccgcCTTGGAAGCAAGAAGGGAAGTTAAACAACTCAAGCAGGTtattgaaagcatgaaaaacagcttggctgagaaagacaaaaaaatgcagcaatacttCATAGACATTAgcattgaaaacaagaaactggaatctttgctgcagagcatggagatggctcagagcagctctgtgagagatgagcagtgcctggagcacaggCGTGACTCAGAGGGGAAGCCGTTGGTGGTGTGTGCCACAATGCCAGACAGCCTCACCACAGAGGACCAAGCTCTGAAGGAGGTGGCAGATAGTGGGCTGCTTTTTAATGAGGGCACAGCTAACGGGACTGATTCCTGTGAAGACAGTTTCACCACCATAACCTCTGAGTTGAGTGATCCAGCTCCCTCCAGTTCTGCTGTGAATCAAGAGATGCTTGAAAGTGTTCTGGATGAGAAACTAACTtctttccaggaggaggagaaagtcagCAACATGATGGTGGAACAGGCCATCCAGACTGACGTGGTGGCATCTAGCCTAGATGTGGAGCAGCtcattcaaaacatcttcagagctCAAGACGCCTGTCCTCTAAGCCCACCGTCTTCACTGAAGGAACTGGGTGAATTTTCTCCTGGAAGGTTCAGTGACTCTGGTATCGTAGTGGACTTAACTCCAAGTCATCTAAACGCTGCCATCCTTTTGTCACCTATGGAGTCTCCATGCAGGAAGGTGGAGCACGGAGTTAATGAAAACCATTTCGTGAAGGAACGTGATTTTACAGAACCTCATGATGATGAAGCCTTTGGGTATGTCAAgacaggaataaagaagagaTA TGTAGCAGCCCCTGTTGTACCAACTATCCTGTGGGCTTTCCATACTCggagaggaggaacagatcCCGTTTACAGTATTGGAGCATTGCTTCGTGTTTGCGGCCTGGTGGCCCTGCACTCTACACCATACACCCTTCGAGATGAAAACCTGAAGTCCACTCCATCCCCGGGCACCggctggctgaggcagagagaaagaggg CACATCTGCACAGTGAACATGACCAGGGAAATCAAGCAGAATTACAGCTAG